A single genomic interval of Arachis duranensis cultivar V14167 chromosome 7, aradu.V14167.gnm2.J7QH, whole genome shotgun sequence harbors:
- the LOC107459174 gene encoding uncharacterized mitochondrial protein AtMg00810-like — protein MVDERWVFAIKRHPDGSILKYKVKLVAKGFHQVEGVDFDQLPHWLGVKRILRYLAGTIDHRIVFRPCTDLRIFAFADSDWGSDVDDRCSTSGSCVFLGSNIVAWSSRKQRSVSRSSVEAEFWSIAAVETDIRWLQNLLS, from the exons atggttgatgaAAG GTGGGTGTTTGCTATCAAAAGACATCCTGATGGCTCTATTTTAAAGTATAAAGTCAAGcttgttgccaaaggcttccaCCAGGTTGAAGGGGTTGATTTTGATCAG TTACCACATTGGCTAGGAGTTAAAAGGATACTTAGATACCTTGCTGGCACTATTGATCATCGGATTGTTTTCCGACCATGTACTGACTTAAGGATCTTTGCCTTTGCAGACTCAGACTGGGGCAGTGATGTTGATGATCGATGCTCTACCTCTGGTTCGTGTGTCTTTCTAGGATCTAACATTGTAGCTTGGTCTAGTAGGAAGCAGCGGTCTGTGAGTCGATCTAGTGTTGAGGCAGAATTTTGGAGCATTGCAGCTGTAGAAACTGATATTAGATGGCTTCAAAATCTTCTATCTTAA